The DNA sequence GAGATATATGAGTTTCTACGTTTTCATAAAAATCAAAAACTATTTAATCAATGGTTGAGTTACGACCCTAATACGAAAATTGAAATAAAAGGAAGCGAAGATGGTAAAAAAGGTGCTACACTTCATTTTTCCAGTAAAAGTAAAAAAACAGGTAAAGGAGAATGGGAAACCACAAATCTAGTAGAAAACAAAAGAATTGATTTTGAACTTCGCTTTTTAGAACCTTATACGTTTACAGCAAATGGTTCACTTTATCTAAAAGAAATTGGTGCTAATAAAACCAATCTATTATGGGAATACCATAGTGGTATGGATTGGCCAATGAACATTACTCTACTTTTTATGGATATGGACAAAATCATTGGGAAGGACATTGAAGCTTCTTTGGCTAAAATCAAATCAAATACAGAAAAACTATAATTATGTCATTCAAAACATATATCAAAAACATAGAAGATAAAACAGGTAAAACCGCTGAAGACTTTCAAACATTAGCAGAACAAAAAGGCTTTACCAAGAATGGAGAATTAGTTGTAAAGGCTACCGATGTGACCAATTAATTGGTTGAAAGAAGAGTTTGCGTTAGGTCATGGTCACGCCATGGCTATGTATGCCTATATAAAAGGGAAAAGAGAATAAACTACCATCTTTAAAATTATAATTAAATGAACAAGTTAACTGTCACCAAAATAAATGCTATTGGATTTATTTTCCTGTTAATATTATTACATCTTATAAACACTTCTATGAGTCCTATATGGCAACCCATTAGCGAATATGCATTAGGAAATACAGGTTGGTTAATGCAGATTGTATTCTTTTTACTTGGTATAAGTTTTTTAACCTTAGGCTTATATCTAATTAAATACTTACCCAAAATAGGTTCTAAAATTGGAGGAGTGTTGTTAGTAATAGCATCTCTTGGTAATTTCTTAGCAGGCATTTTTAATACTGATCCTGTAGATACTTTACCCGAGTACATGACTATGAGTGGCCAAATTCATAACGCAGCAGCAGGACTATTAGGTTTTATGATTTTGGCTACGGTGTTTATTACTTATCAATTTAGAAAACAAGAACAGCTTAAACCATTTAGAAAAAATATGTTTGTATTTACTATAATTCTTTGGGGTTTAGAGGTTGCTTTAATAATTGCTATGGGTGTTTATTTGAGTGAAACAAATGGTATGATTACACCAGAGACTCCTATTGGTTGGCTTGGTAG is a window from the Pseudalgibacter alginicilyticus genome containing:
- a CDS encoding SRPBCC family protein, producing the protein MLVLKIAVVVIAIISVLCVIAIFTAKKYTIKREITLNNSNSEIYEFLRFHKNQKLFNQWLSYDPNTKIEIKGSEDGKKGATLHFSSKSKKTGKGEWETTNLVENKRIDFELRFLEPYTFTANGSLYLKEIGANKTNLLWEYHSGMDWPMNITLLFMDMDKIIGKDIEASLAKIKSNTEKL
- a CDS encoding DUF4287 domain-containing protein, with the protein product MSFKTYIKNIEDKTGKTAEDFQTLAEQKGFTKNGELVVKATDVTN
- a CDS encoding DUF4287 domain-containing protein, whose product is MKEEFALGHGHAMAMYAYIKGKRE
- a CDS encoding DUF998 domain-containing protein, translating into MNKLTVTKINAIGFIFLLILLHLINTSMSPIWQPISEYALGNTGWLMQIVFFLLGISFLTLGLYLIKYLPKIGSKIGGVLLVIASLGNFLAGIFNTDPVDTLPEYMTMSGQIHNAAAGLLGFMILATVFITYQFRKQEQLKPFRKNMFVFTIILWGLEVALIIAMGVYLSETNGMITPETPIGWLGRIVIVFCAIWVWSCAHYLQKSNFKN